Proteins encoded within one genomic window of Couchioplanes caeruleus:
- the rsmI gene encoding 16S rRNA (cytidine(1402)-2'-O)-methyltransferase, with translation MDENGAGRVVLVGAPLGNVGDASARLREVLAGADVVAAEDTRRLARLARDLGVTVGGRIVSYFEGNEERRTPELVDALRGGAVVAVVTDGGMPSVSDPGYRLVRAALDAGFPVTAAPGPSAVTTALALSGLPSDRFCFEGFLPRSGSGRRSRLRELAAEPRTLVFFEAPHRIAGMLQDVAGAFGAEREAAVCRELTKTYEEIRRGPLGELAGWAAESGPRGEITVVVAGAPAGPPERPADEDLRAAVAEREAGGASRRDAVQAVADAYGLRKREVYELVHTAQ, from the coding sequence GTGGACGAGAACGGGGCAGGTCGGGTCGTGCTGGTCGGCGCGCCGCTCGGCAACGTCGGCGACGCCTCGGCCCGGCTGCGTGAGGTGCTGGCCGGTGCCGACGTGGTCGCCGCCGAGGACACCCGCCGGCTGGCCCGGCTGGCCCGTGACCTCGGCGTCACCGTGGGTGGGCGCATCGTGTCGTACTTCGAGGGCAACGAGGAACGCCGTACCCCCGAACTGGTCGACGCCCTCCGCGGCGGCGCGGTCGTCGCCGTCGTCACCGATGGCGGCATGCCCAGCGTCTCGGATCCCGGTTATCGCCTGGTGCGCGCGGCGTTGGACGCCGGTTTCCCGGTGACCGCCGCGCCCGGCCCGAGCGCGGTGACGACCGCGCTCGCGCTGTCCGGCCTGCCCAGCGACCGGTTCTGCTTCGAGGGCTTCCTGCCGCGCAGTGGATCGGGACGCCGGTCGCGGCTGCGTGAGCTGGCCGCCGAGCCGCGGACGCTGGTGTTCTTCGAGGCGCCGCACCGGATCGCCGGCATGCTCCAGGACGTCGCCGGGGCGTTCGGCGCCGAGCGGGAGGCCGCCGTCTGCCGGGAGTTGACGAAGACCTACGAGGAGATCCGCCGCGGCCCGCTCGGTGAGCTGGCCGGCTGGGCCGCCGAGTCGGGGCCGCGCGGCGAGATCACGGTGGTCGTGGCCGGCGCACCCGCCGGCCCGCCCGAGCGGCCGGCCGACGAGGACCTGCGGGCGGCGGTCGCCGAGCGCGAGGCCGGCGGCGCCTCACGGCGCGACGCGGTGCAGGCCGTTGCCGACGCGTACGGGCTGCGCAAGCGCGAGGTGTACGAGCTGGTGCACACCGCTCAGTAG
- the metG gene encoding methionine--tRNA ligase: protein MSHVLAAVAWPYANGPRHIGHVSGFGVPSDVFSRFMRMSGHDVLMVSGTDEHGTPIQVQADADGVTPRELADRYNRVIVEDLHGLGLSYDLFTRTTTRNHYAVVQELFTGLHENGYIVAKTTLGAISPSTGRTLPDRYIEGTCPICRYESARGDQCDNCGNQLDPEQLIDPKSRINGETPEFVETEHFFLDLPAFAQALGKWLDTRDGWRPNVLKFSRNLLDDLQPRAITRDLEWGVPIPLEGWRDRADKRIYVWFDAVIGYLSASIEWARRSGDPEAWRKWWSPGGAGGDSRGYYFMGKDNIVFHSVIWPSLLLGYSGEGDKGGKPGSLGALQLPTEVVSSEYLTMEGRKFSSSRKVVIYVRDFLERYDADALRYFIAAAGPESNDTDFTWSEFVRRNNDELVAGWGNLVNRSISMAAKNFGAIPEAGELTGDDRALLEVARAGFATVGDLIGKHRQKAAIGEAMRVVAEANKYLSEQAPWKLKDEASKPRMGTILHVVLQVVSDANTLLTPFLPHSAQRVHELLGGTGVHAPMPSIVEVDDLDGGPGYPVLTGDYTAGTRWESVPLVAGTPLAAPKPVFRKLDPSVVEEELERLGS from the coding sequence ATGAGTCACGTTCTCGCCGCGGTCGCCTGGCCCTACGCCAACGGCCCGCGCCACATCGGTCATGTCTCCGGCTTCGGGGTGCCCTCCGACGTGTTCAGCCGGTTCATGCGGATGTCCGGCCACGACGTGCTCATGGTCTCGGGCACGGACGAGCACGGCACGCCGATCCAGGTGCAGGCCGATGCCGACGGCGTGACGCCGCGCGAGCTCGCCGACCGCTACAACCGGGTGATCGTCGAGGACCTGCACGGCCTCGGGCTGTCGTACGACCTCTTCACCCGGACGACGACCCGCAACCACTACGCCGTCGTGCAGGAGCTGTTCACGGGGCTGCACGAGAACGGCTACATCGTCGCCAAGACGACGCTGGGCGCGATCTCTCCGTCGACCGGGCGCACCCTGCCCGACCGTTACATCGAGGGCACCTGCCCGATCTGCCGCTACGAGAGCGCCCGCGGCGACCAGTGCGACAACTGCGGCAACCAGCTCGACCCCGAGCAGTTGATCGACCCGAAGTCGCGGATCAACGGCGAGACCCCGGAGTTCGTCGAGACCGAGCACTTCTTCCTCGACCTGCCGGCGTTTGCGCAGGCGCTGGGCAAGTGGCTCGACACCCGCGACGGCTGGCGCCCCAACGTGCTCAAGTTCTCGCGGAACCTGCTCGACGACCTCCAGCCGCGGGCCATCACCCGGGACCTGGAGTGGGGCGTACCGATCCCGTTGGAGGGCTGGCGGGACCGCGCCGACAAGCGCATCTACGTCTGGTTCGACGCGGTCATCGGCTACCTGTCGGCGTCCATCGAGTGGGCGCGTCGCTCCGGCGACCCGGAGGCGTGGCGCAAGTGGTGGTCGCCCGGCGGCGCGGGTGGCGACTCGCGGGGCTACTACTTCATGGGCAAGGACAACATCGTCTTCCACTCGGTGATCTGGCCGTCCCTGTTGCTCGGCTACTCGGGCGAGGGCGACAAGGGCGGCAAGCCCGGCTCGCTCGGCGCTCTCCAGCTCCCGACCGAGGTGGTCTCGAGCGAGTATCTGACCATGGAGGGCCGCAAGTTCTCCTCGTCGCGCAAGGTCGTCATCTACGTACGCGACTTCCTCGAGCGGTACGACGCCGACGCCCTGCGGTATTTCATCGCCGCGGCCGGGCCGGAATCGAACGACACCGACTTCACCTGGTCGGAGTTCGTGCGGCGCAACAACGACGAGCTCGTCGCGGGCTGGGGCAACCTGGTCAACCGGTCGATCTCGATGGCGGCCAAGAACTTCGGCGCCATCCCCGAGGCGGGCGAGCTGACCGGGGACGACCGTGCGCTGCTCGAGGTGGCCCGGGCGGGCTTCGCCACCGTGGGCGACCTCATCGGCAAGCACCGCCAGAAGGCGGCCATCGGCGAGGCGATGCGGGTCGTCGCGGAGGCGAACAAGTATCTCTCCGAGCAGGCGCCGTGGAAGCTCAAGGACGAGGCCTCGAAGCCGCGGATGGGCACGATCCTGCACGTCGTGCTGCAGGTGGTGAGCGATGCCAACACCCTGCTCACGCCGTTCCTGCCGCATTCCGCGCAGAGGGTGCACGAGCTGCTCGGCGGCACCGGGGTGCACGCGCCGATGCCGTCCATCGTGGAGGTCGACGACCTGGACGGCGGCCCGGGCTATCCCGTGCTGACCGGTGACTACACGGCCGGCACCCGGTGGGAGTCCGTACCGCTGGTGGCCGGCACGCCGCTGGCCGCGCCGAAGCCGGTCTTCCGCAAGCTCGACCCGTCGGTGGTGGAGGAGGAGCTGGAGCGGCTCGGCTCCTGA
- a CDS encoding TatD family hydrolase, with product MNTQPSESRKQRAARRAGEFPPAPEPLAVPVFDSHTHLDITVHEQGVPGGGDDPVEALITAAAKVGVDRLVQVGVDVASSRWGAALAARHPSVLATVALHPNEAPTLADLDEALREIETLAAEPRVRGLGETGLDTFRTGEAGRPAQERSFRAHIAIAKRHGKPLIIHDRDAHQDVLRVLDEEGAPDTVVLHCFSGDAEFAAECVRRGYLLSFAGTVTFASAGDLRAAAALTPPEQMLVETDAPYLTPAPHRGRPNASYLIPVTVRALAEVTGRDLDALCAAISTNGERVFGPWR from the coding sequence ATGAACACGCAACCGTCCGAGTCCCGCAAGCAGCGTGCCGCCCGGCGCGCCGGTGAGTTCCCGCCCGCGCCCGAGCCGCTGGCCGTTCCCGTCTTCGACAGCCATACGCACCTCGACATCACGGTGCACGAGCAGGGCGTGCCCGGCGGTGGCGACGACCCGGTCGAGGCGCTGATCACCGCCGCGGCGAAGGTCGGGGTGGACCGGCTGGTGCAGGTCGGCGTCGACGTGGCGTCGTCGCGCTGGGGAGCCGCCCTGGCCGCCCGTCATCCCTCGGTCCTCGCGACGGTCGCGCTGCACCCCAACGAGGCGCCGACCCTGGCCGACCTCGACGAGGCGCTGCGCGAGATCGAGACTCTGGCGGCCGAGCCGCGGGTGCGCGGGCTGGGAGAGACGGGCCTCGACACCTTCCGTACGGGCGAAGCCGGCCGCCCCGCCCAGGAGCGCAGCTTCCGCGCCCACATCGCCATCGCCAAGCGCCACGGCAAGCCGCTGATCATCCACGACCGGGATGCACACCAGGACGTGCTGCGCGTCCTCGACGAGGAGGGCGCACCGGACACTGTGGTGCTGCACTGCTTCTCGGGCGACGCGGAGTTCGCGGCCGAATGCGTACGCCGGGGCTACCTGTTGAGCTTCGCGGGCACGGTGACGTTCGCCAGCGCGGGCGACCTGCGGGCGGCCGCGGCCCTGACGCCGCCGGAGCAGATGCTGGTGGAGACGGATGCGCCGTATCTGACGCCGGCGCCGCATCGGGGACGTCCCAACGCCTCGTACCTGATCCCGGTGACCGTGCGGGCGCTGGCGGAGGTGACCGGCCGGGATCTCGACGCCCTGTGCGCGGCGATCTCCACGAACGGCGAGCGGGTCTTCGGCCCCTGGCGGTGA
- the rsmA gene encoding 16S rRNA (adenine(1518)-N(6)/adenine(1519)-N(6))-dimethyltransferase RsmA → MADALLGPAEIRELAARLGVAPTKKLGQNFVHDPNTVRRIVAAAGLTAADVVLEVGPGLGSLTLGLLGAAAHVHAVEIDPVLAAALPATVGERSDAGKLTVHPADALKVTAGLFQPAPTMLVANLPYNVAVPVVLHLLAVLPTLRGGLVMVQKEVADRLVAGPGSKVYGVPSVKLAWYAESRAAGRVPPAVFWPVPNVDSGLVAFTRRELDCDVPRGVVFQVVDAAFAQRRKTLRAALAGWAGGAAAAERMLLAAGVEPQARGESLTVREFAAVAAAAISLGHGGKLSATGRRHGEVDS, encoded by the coding sequence ATGGCTGACGCACTGCTCGGCCCGGCGGAGATCCGGGAGCTCGCCGCGCGGCTCGGGGTCGCGCCGACGAAGAAGCTCGGCCAGAACTTCGTGCACGACCCCAACACGGTCCGGCGCATCGTCGCCGCGGCCGGGCTCACCGCCGCGGACGTGGTGCTGGAGGTCGGCCCGGGGCTGGGTTCGCTCACCCTGGGGCTGCTCGGCGCCGCCGCACACGTGCACGCCGTGGAGATCGATCCGGTGCTGGCCGCGGCGCTGCCGGCCACGGTGGGGGAACGGTCCGACGCCGGGAAGCTGACCGTGCACCCCGCCGACGCGCTCAAGGTCACCGCGGGGCTGTTCCAGCCGGCGCCGACCATGCTGGTGGCGAACCTGCCGTACAACGTGGCGGTTCCGGTCGTGCTGCACCTGCTGGCCGTCCTGCCGACGCTGCGTGGCGGGCTGGTCATGGTGCAGAAGGAGGTCGCCGACCGGCTCGTCGCCGGTCCGGGGTCGAAGGTCTACGGGGTGCCCTCGGTCAAGCTCGCCTGGTACGCGGAGTCCCGTGCGGCGGGTCGCGTGCCTCCGGCGGTCTTCTGGCCCGTGCCCAACGTCGATTCCGGCCTGGTCGCCTTCACCCGCCGCGAGCTGGACTGCGACGTGCCGCGCGGGGTCGTGTTCCAGGTGGTCGACGCCGCCTTCGCGCAGCGGCGCAAGACCTTGCGGGCCGCGCTCGCCGGCTGGGCCGGCGGCGCCGCCGCGGCGGAGCGAATGCTTCTTGCCGCGGGGGTGGAACCCCAGGCTCGGGGCGAGTCGTTGACCGTACGGGAGTTCGCCGCGGTCGCGGCTGCCGCGATCTCCCTGGGCCACGGCGGTAAGCTCAGCGCAACCGGCAGGCGGCACGGGGAGGTGGACTCATGA
- a CDS encoding 4-(cytidine 5'-diphospho)-2-C-methyl-D-erythritol kinase has protein sequence MTEAWGPDDDKPRRMAGPVRVRVPAKINLHLGVGPLRADGFHELSTVYHAISLFDELTARRGDTLALTMEGEGAGELELDDSNLIIRAARALAHKARVPAHARLHLRKTIPLAGGLAGGSADAAATLLACDLLWGTGFSKEELAEIGAELGSDVPFLLHGGTALGTGHGEAISPILARPTTWHWVVAIADGGLSTPAVYRELDRLRDSPWPPTPLESPDELMAALRQRKPEVLGAALANDLQPAALSLRPALSDVLKAGHEAGAVAGLVSGSGPTCVFLATDARHAEQVAGLLAESGVCRTAVTARGPMPGARAV, from the coding sequence GTGACGGAGGCTTGGGGCCCGGACGACGACAAACCGCGCCGGATGGCCGGCCCGGTACGGGTCCGCGTGCCCGCGAAGATCAATCTGCATCTCGGCGTCGGCCCGTTGCGTGCCGACGGTTTCCACGAGTTGAGCACGGTCTACCACGCGATCAGCCTCTTCGACGAGCTGACCGCCCGCCGCGGCGACACCCTCGCGTTGACCATGGAGGGCGAGGGCGCCGGTGAGCTGGAGCTGGACGACAGCAACCTGATCATCCGGGCGGCCCGCGCGCTGGCCCACAAGGCGCGGGTGCCGGCCCACGCCCGGCTGCATCTGCGCAAGACCATCCCGCTGGCCGGCGGCCTCGCCGGTGGCAGCGCCGACGCCGCCGCGACCCTGCTCGCCTGCGACCTGCTCTGGGGCACCGGCTTCAGCAAGGAGGAGCTGGCCGAGATCGGCGCCGAGCTCGGTTCCGACGTGCCGTTCCTGCTGCACGGTGGCACCGCGCTGGGCACGGGCCACGGCGAGGCGATCAGCCCCATCCTGGCCCGGCCGACCACCTGGCACTGGGTGGTGGCGATCGCCGACGGCGGCCTGTCCACGCCCGCGGTCTACCGCGAGCTGGACCGGCTTCGCGACAGCCCGTGGCCGCCGACGCCGTTGGAGAGCCCCGACGAGCTGATGGCCGCCCTGCGTCAGCGCAAGCCGGAGGTGCTGGGCGCGGCCCTTGCCAACGATCTGCAGCCGGCGGCGCTGTCCCTGCGCCCAGCCCTGTCCGACGTGCTCAAGGCCGGCCACGAGGCGGGCGCGGTGGCGGGCCTCGTCTCCGGTTCCGGTCCGACCTGCGTCTTCCTCGCCACGGACGCCCGCCACGCGGAGCAGGTGGCGGGGCTGCTGGCCGAGTCCGGGGTGTGTCGCACGGCGGTGACCGCCCGCGGCCCCATGCCGGGCGCCCGCGCCGTCTGA
- a CDS encoding ABC-F family ATP-binding cassette domain-containing protein → MANIVNLDRVNKGYGAAGQLLTDVSLGLDDDARVGIVGLNGAGKSTLLRLLAKLEEPDSGRVTHRRDLRVAALPQSLVLAGEATVRDVVLGTAWLAEGMGAEHEWAGDAGVREILDGLGMGHLGLETPVGPMSGGERRRVALAALLVRESDLLILDEPTNHLDVAGVDWLARYLLGRRGALVVVTHDRWFLDAVCTATWEVVDEQVHIYEGGYAAWTLARAERQRVAAAVEARRQNLLRKEIAWLRRGPPARTSKPQFRIDAANALIADVPPVRDKVSLQRLATTRLGKQVYDLENVRLEAGPKTIFSELTWHVGPGDRIAILGANGAGKTTLLRLLAGVTEPDGGRLVRGSTVRPAFLSQELKELPGHLRLLEAVEEVAKRVKLGDRELSAGQLAEVFGFTDKRIWTPVSDLSGGERRRLQLLRLLAAEPNVLLLDEPTNDLDTDTLASLEDLLDSWPGTMVVASHDRYLVERVTDTAYGMFGDGRLVHLPGGVDEYLARTAGAPALAPVAAQAPGAAPAAAAGNGMSAGELRAARKDLARLERQLAKLEDRIVKINEGLAEHGSDYDKIMELDAQLKAVQAERAQVEEAWLELAEQVGDA, encoded by the coding sequence GTGGCCAACATTGTCAATCTGGACCGGGTCAACAAGGGCTACGGCGCCGCCGGTCAACTGCTCACCGACGTCTCGCTCGGGCTCGACGACGACGCCCGGGTCGGCATCGTCGGTCTCAACGGCGCCGGCAAGTCGACCCTGCTGCGGCTGCTCGCCAAGCTCGAGGAGCCCGACTCCGGCCGGGTCACCCACCGCCGCGACCTGCGGGTCGCCGCCCTTCCGCAGAGCCTGGTCCTCGCCGGCGAGGCGACCGTCCGCGACGTCGTGCTGGGCACCGCCTGGCTGGCCGAGGGGATGGGCGCCGAGCACGAGTGGGCCGGCGACGCCGGCGTCCGCGAGATCCTCGACGGCCTCGGCATGGGCCACCTCGGCCTGGAGACGCCGGTCGGGCCCATGTCCGGCGGTGAGCGCCGCCGGGTGGCCCTCGCCGCGCTGCTCGTCCGCGAGTCCGACCTGCTGATCCTCGACGAGCCCACCAACCACCTGGACGTGGCCGGTGTCGACTGGCTCGCTCGCTACCTGCTCGGCCGCCGGGGCGCGCTGGTCGTCGTCACCCACGACCGCTGGTTCCTTGACGCGGTGTGCACCGCGACCTGGGAGGTCGTCGACGAGCAGGTGCACATCTACGAGGGCGGCTACGCGGCCTGGACCCTCGCCCGGGCCGAACGGCAGCGGGTGGCCGCGGCCGTCGAGGCCCGGCGGCAGAATCTGCTCCGCAAGGAGATCGCCTGGTTGCGCCGCGGCCCGCCGGCCCGGACCTCGAAGCCGCAGTTCCGCATCGACGCGGCGAACGCGCTCATCGCGGACGTCCCGCCGGTGCGCGACAAGGTGAGCCTGCAGCGGCTGGCGACCACCCGGCTGGGCAAGCAGGTGTACGACCTCGAGAACGTCCGCCTCGAGGCCGGCCCCAAGACCATCTTCTCGGAGCTCACCTGGCACGTCGGCCCCGGCGACCGGATCGCGATCCTGGGCGCCAACGGCGCGGGCAAGACCACCCTGCTGCGCCTGCTCGCCGGCGTCACGGAGCCGGACGGCGGGCGCCTGGTGCGGGGCTCGACCGTACGCCCGGCGTTCTTGTCCCAGGAGCTCAAGGAGCTGCCGGGACACCTGCGCTTGCTGGAGGCCGTCGAGGAGGTGGCCAAGCGGGTCAAGCTCGGCGACCGTGAGTTGTCGGCGGGACAGCTCGCCGAGGTGTTCGGGTTCACCGACAAGCGGATCTGGACCCCGGTGAGCGACCTCTCCGGCGGCGAGCGACGCCGGCTGCAACTGTTGCGCCTGCTCGCCGCGGAGCCGAACGTGCTGCTCCTCGACGAGCCCACCAACGACCTCGACACCGACACGCTGGCCTCACTGGAGGACCTGCTCGACTCCTGGCCCGGCACGATGGTGGTGGCCAGCCACGACCGCTACCTGGTCGAGCGGGTGACCGACACCGCGTACGGGATGTTCGGCGACGGCCGGCTGGTGCACCTTCCCGGCGGCGTCGACGAATACCTCGCGCGGACCGCCGGTGCTCCCGCCCTGGCGCCCGTCGCGGCGCAAGCGCCGGGGGCGGCTCCCGCCGCGGCCGCTGGGAACGGGATGTCCGCGGGTGAACTGCGGGCGGCCCGCAAGGATCTCGCCCGCCTGGAGCGGCAGCTCGCGAAGCTCGAGGACCGGATCGTGAAGATCAACGAAGGTCTCGCCGAGCACGGCAGCGACTACGACAAGATCATGGAGTTGGACGCTCAGCTCAAGGCGGTGCAGGCGGAGCGGGCCCAGGTCGAGGAGGCCTGGCTCGAGCTGGCGGAGCAGGTGGGCGACGCCTGA
- a CDS encoding DUF4383 domain-containing protein produces MAHIPVNHPLRPLYRALGALTGAYLVLFGIVGIIVTAGDGLFGNGGDRVLGQGANLFWSIVSLLIGGIVVLATVIGRNSDVEVDKYFGWGLLVVGSYELAVIRTDANFLDFSVSTVVVTYLLGLVLIMASLYSKVAPTAQAGEPRQVRQARATQNA; encoded by the coding sequence ATGGCGCACATTCCGGTCAATCACCCGCTGCGGCCGCTCTACCGCGCTCTGGGCGCGCTGACCGGAGCCTACCTCGTCCTCTTCGGGATCGTGGGCATCATCGTCACCGCCGGTGACGGCCTGTTCGGCAACGGCGGGGACCGGGTGCTGGGGCAGGGTGCCAACCTGTTCTGGTCGATCGTGTCGCTGCTGATCGGCGGCATCGTGGTGCTCGCCACGGTCATCGGGCGCAACTCCGACGTCGAGGTCGACAAGTACTTCGGCTGGGGCCTGCTGGTCGTCGGCAGCTACGAGCTCGCGGTGATCCGCACCGACGCCAACTTCCTCGACTTCAGCGTCTCGACGGTCGTGGTCACCTACCTCCTCGGCCTGGTGCTGATCATGGCCAGCCTCTACAGCAAGGTCGCTCCGACCGCGCAGGCCGGCGAGCCGCGCCAGGTGCGGCAGGCACGGGCGACCCAGAACGCCTGA
- a CDS encoding TetR/AcrR family transcriptional regulator, with protein sequence MSAAQRREQLIAIGRQLFAERGFDATSVEEVASRAKVSKPVVYEHFGGKEGLYAVVVDREVRALLDRVAAALTAGHPRELLEQAALALLDYIEEEPHGFRVLVRESPALQPAGNFSSVMNDVAHQVEHILGAEFTSRGLEPKFAELYSQALVGMVALVGQWWPEARKPKKEMVAAHLVNLAWNGLSHLEAKPTLLTRKTR encoded by the coding sequence ATGTCCGCGGCGCAACGGCGCGAGCAGCTCATCGCCATCGGCCGGCAGCTCTTCGCCGAGCGCGGCTTCGACGCAACCTCGGTGGAGGAGGTCGCCTCGCGCGCCAAGGTCTCCAAGCCGGTCGTGTACGAGCACTTCGGCGGCAAGGAGGGTCTCTACGCGGTCGTCGTCGACCGGGAGGTGCGCGCCCTGCTCGACCGCGTCGCCGCCGCCCTGACCGCCGGGCATCCCCGCGAGCTCCTCGAGCAGGCCGCCCTCGCGCTGCTGGACTACATCGAGGAGGAACCGCACGGCTTCCGGGTGCTGGTCCGCGAGTCGCCGGCGCTGCAGCCGGCGGGCAACTTCTCCAGCGTGATGAACGACGTGGCCCACCAGGTCGAGCACATCCTCGGCGCCGAGTTCACGTCCCGCGGGCTGGAGCCCAAGTTCGCCGAGCTCTACTCGCAGGCGCTGGTGGGCATGGTGGCCCTGGTCGGCCAGTGGTGGCCCGAGGCACGCAAACCGAAGAAGGAGATGGTGGCCGCGCACCTGGTGAACCTGGCCTGGAACGGCCTGTCGCACCTCGAGGCCAAACCCACCCTGCTGACCCGCAAGACCCGCTGA